The sequence below is a genomic window from Haematobia irritans isolate KBUSLIRL chromosome 3, ASM5000362v1, whole genome shotgun sequence.
agttcttaaaaacaatattcataTAAGgtagataaaacaaaaaatttaacgacgtaaatcgaaacaacgtaaaccgaggcgacgtaaatcgagggattgctgtaTTCTCTAGTCGATATGATTACCTtactatatttttaaatgtagaactataattaaaagttaaataaattaaaattaattctttGTAGTAAGTACATCTTGTATTGATTTTGATATTGCGTTTCGCACGTCATCTCCACGCGAAATGTTGTCGTTATCTGGATAATCATCCATAAAATCTTCTTCCTCTTCCTGGAATGCAGTTGGCTCAAAATGCATACCATCTTCGTTAGCAATGTTATGAAGAACACAGCAGGCTCTTATAAAatggcaaagttttctcattCCTCGCAATTTGCAGTAGTATAACTGCCGGAATCGTTGCTTTAGTATTCCAAATGAgtgttcaattttaattctaccagTACTCAGTTTCATATTGAACTCTTTTTGAGCCTTTCTAAGATGCCCGTTGTCCTTGTAAGGTGTAACGATGTATTTATTGCAAGGATATGCTGAATCACCTAGTAAATAATAATctgaaaataaagaattaaggaaagtctaaacttGTAGACATGTCCAACCTCCACAATATGACGGTAACTTGTTATATATTGGTGAATTCTTCAGAACCCAACTATCGTGGCATGATCCAGGATATCCGACAAAtacatttatgaaattattgcgtTCATCACATATTCCCTGTAAGCAAACTGTTACGTTCCCTTTTCTATCAATATATTCATCTTTTCCAGATTTTGGTGGGTCAATGACTACATGGGTACCATCAATACAACCTGTAATTGGAAACATtggattaataatttaaaaacaaaactgtaCAAAGTTCTACCTATAGCTTTTGGTATCATACATTTCTCTGCAAAGTATTTAGATGATTCCTCCTTCTTTTCATCTGACGGCCATCGTATAATTTCTGGACTCAAACTGCTAAAAAACAAAGACACCCTATTTATTATAGCGCTTATTGTTGAAAGGGACATATTGAATCGATCAGACAGATCTCGAAAACTGCAAGATTCAAAccataaaaaacataaaacttgAACATTTGCTGGAATTCGTTTATCGGaacgaagcatttcatagtgggGCCATTTGGAAAAGAGATTTGTCAGCGATTCATAAATTTCTCGTGAAACTCGAAAGTGGGAACGAAATTCGACGTTATTATATTTTGGAACTGTTTCTTCTATATATGATTTGATTGAATTTCTCctatttttttcttggaataTAGCCATGCCTTTATGGAAGATGTTGCTTTCCCTTCTTAACATgtgtataataatttcattctCCTCATCCTCACTCTCCGATGATGATGATTCCATTAAAAGCATTACGGTGGCTAACACAGCAGTTGCAGgtcctttaattattttgtataattatCTTTGTAATAACTCAAAAAGCTAATGTATTTACCTTGCATTTCTATGGAGTGGGTACCATCCCCAATCGAATGTTCTGTAGTAATTTCCATTTGTCCGGGGTTTTATAACTGGTACTTAcaagttttgttaaaacttaCATTGACCACAGCAAAAAGAGTGTATCTTTAAATAACTTGTTTACAAAATGAACAGCTGATTCTTACAAATGGTaggttttgcaagattttactggagaaaaaatctctagcaaaaacttgcaaaatatttaagCTAGAACTgtcattttttttctctctctgactctcttttgctggctttttgatgtaaacgaacgacttccagtaaaaatttgtgataattatcaaaaattatggggttctcgaacggagctaatTACGCGCGCAAACATGATTTCAGTGTCGGAATTAATCATCAGCTGTTCATATAAGATGCCCCAATAAACAATAATACCTTTTTTTATCGTACGTTCACATTTGGCTCGAAATCCAGCTTTAAAGCACCGTTCACACTGTACTCTTTATTGGTCGACTTTTTgggaattttatattaaacgtTGGCAACGATGGTTTGCATAAAATTAACAAAGACAATCTAGTTAATGAGATACTGTCTAAAAATAAGTTCTACAAATAAGagaacaaatgtcaaggtgtagaccATGTCACCATTTCAATGTTCGATTTTATCACTGTATagtgtcgttctaaatttatataaaaaaggccggtatgcacctctagcgaaattttcggtagcaaaaatttatttaagtctacaacaaaaaaaaaaaaaaaacagggctgtgtacacaaattttaaaccagctaatcgcttttaaaaattgttaatatatgttccaaatattcctcaaataaattgtttattatttacagaccttttaaaacttttacgcacacaatgattgtaataaattaaatgtttgctgccaaaatatgcttttgacaaccctgttattttcattagaggtgcgtaccagcttacgaaattgaacgctaccgaaaatttcgttagcataaatagcaatgcatttcttatgggaatgaaatttttcgctagaggtgcataccggcctaaaGGCAGCTAATAATTTCACTCATGCGTTGCTTtaatgtagtaacttggcgtggtacaacttctcaatagtgacggcgcattTGCGACGATTTTTGGATCGAGTTTTATAAATTTCGGGATTCAGGATTTGAAAATACCGGaattttttcgggattctttaaatattttgaaaagaacATAACAGTAAATTAAAAAGCTGCCTCAAATAGCTATTTAACAAAAACTAAacacaaaactaaattaaaaactatttcataTTGCATTCGTACCCAATAAaagattttaagaattttcttttataattcaTCGTTTTAATTAAcctctcaaaaatattgttacgaatttgataattatagatataagtttatttaaattagtttccgttaatttaaagtttcaaattgtaacgatcaaatttcgctatcacttccctgccagcatttcaaagttccatttcaacctcatcgttaccacagactcgtaaatgtcacttcaaccatcatgaaaaggtacatcaaaaagtacatgcaagtaatttgccatccctactgttaaaaaagccatttttttgtgaaacgccaagcgcaaccagcttgttatattttaattaaataaaaacgaaaataaagttctgaaaacatagattatacgcttaaaattgtgaaaggtatattggtgaacaatttggtgattttccaaatggaataaagtgattgtttttcagatattttacagacacgctgcctccatggaataaaaacactggttgatagacgcagcaacatgtaactcgctacttgtaactcaacatcatcattaatgccaaaaattatgttaaatgtaatgtgatagtggtatttataaatgttatatttttaagaatttgtaaatgtttaatcaaattaataaatatctaaacaaacgtgttttactcgaccacaatgattcttttacaactatcttaaaatgcaatttttctgattgtttggagggtcccttattggcgtcgttctaaattgatctataaaggcacctaataattgcactcatgcgaaacatttttgtagtaacttggcgtggtacaacttctcaatagtgacggcgcttttccgacgagtttttgatgtcgtatatgattgttttcgacgtagtggggattctcaaaagagtccccaaattcaaaaaatgttggcagggttgttggaatcatctattcattttctagtattttcctgaatttcatttatgttcttttgtttgcttaccgtaatgttagttcttactctctctcatagaatagcaacccctttgctttgttattctgcatttcatttcatttcatctcattgtctattgtcattattgttgttgttgtagtaatgcgagcatatatctatgtgagtgtgtatgtgtttggcagccaccagatgaacaacttaatggtcgtagatccttctagcattgtctaagaatgttctagcgttgccagaatattgtagtgctaccagaatgttctcgtattgccacaccgccatatataaaagcgctcgcatgctgctaacgagtcagtcttaattaaagcgtcaaacgaataacttcagtgtgaacgaattgtaaagtgagaagtcatagtaaataaattgtagattgtcgttatttaaaagaactgtcccaataaacacaaacgtttgaaaaatactaaaattcaataatttttcaaacattttttcaaaggattagggtaatattcaagttgagaaattgttgagaaaatcgcgttctcaacaaaaaacagacattaccctcaacagtaaaattcaacacaatagcaataatttctcaattgtaatcctcaaattgaaatgcatcgctactcaataatttctcaaacagttttcaatgtgataaaaataaaaaattagcattgttgcgaatactttcaaaccacaatttgtatgaaagtcaatcctacttctaactgaaagtcaatactaaatttctagagattttgtaaattttattatttttttcgttaacaaatataataatcttaaaaataacattaataatatataaaaataataatataataccaatcaaaatgtaattatcttattaaacgtattaataaataaaactatgaatacaactttaaatatcttaaacatttttacatgtataattccatttcctccataatgttggtgtcaaataactattaattaatatcctggcaatttgaaataattactatcgaggaacttgctggcttgtgtgttagaatagattccagcaagagtaaatcacaaaatatcaaactgatgacgggatgtaaattgatgtaatgcacattttcatccagaagttcttgatataggaattgttgcactttgttttaattggttgcactttgtaagttttctgaaaacttttctttgttgttcccttcatcggtttttcatcggccaacatcttccaagaatataccatccaatgattttagttttctgcaaaacaatcgagttttgtgatttccattatgttttcatttcactttttattttgacttaccaatttgtatttcttccaactgactgtacttcgtgatttcctcaagaacgttggtgttacaaaattgttgttattaaaatactggcaattttcaggaacttgatgaccagataattggaataaatttgcagcaatttcaattcacaaaataacaaattaaaccgatgatgcgatgtaaattaaactatcgatgtgatgcgaattatcatccagtagttgttgatatggaaaagcataaataccaagtttttttggttgcactttgatttatggaaactttctcttctcgataagccactgtcatttttcatcggccagcctcttaatgtgtccaagaatcagcatccaaatattttagttgtctgtaaagagatttgattttagtgacttccttaaagttttcatttcgtgttttaattttacttaccaattattataagcaatttcaattgattattaaaaaatttccacatttttgtatttcttccacgaacttagttgtccaaagtagtattgaaaaccatgtggttttttcgttgcatttcagggtagtgttttgtcaaagttttctcatattatcttcaacacctttttaaagatttcgtcaacattttggcaaattggaagtaattcgcaaactatttgaagatgtattgaagatgagctatttcaagtcaagttgaatttatgttgaaaattatatttaccctcaaactgaaaagttgttgcatttgaaaaacgctaatcctgtgtttattgggaaaggttcaaatttaattgcgtcaactatgagttattgtgaagtggataattcatccgaggaacgccgatatgagaccaaagttaataatggaagtcagtcaaatggatattcgccatctattaacaaaaacagtttatgatgcagtttaaaaactgatgtgcgtggtattttgggtctggaatatgttatcaagatactcaagtcatctttgaacaattctccagctatgaatgcgcgagtttgtttgagatgcatttgctatgcagtgtcatttggagagctgcaatcaccataaacatatgattttgacatcttaaaatttggtcgaaataaaaaacttgtaatcatatggccccatgatttaaccttcttgttcagccatggatTTAACCTTCCTgttcagccatgcaaaaatcaaggcatattaaagaggtaaagtcatgcaatcaagtgactaatatcgacattcatcttgtcgaaggctttgtttacgtttagtaggtttgtttacattctttatgtacataaatattacaatacaacaaaactacacatacacaaaatgtcaacttaagtgacctgccattttagtttgactttctaaatatcatggggtgtacacacgtttgcccgtgactttacctttaattaatatgccttgtgcaaaaatcaaggcatattaaacctttaattaatatgccttgtgcAAAAATCTTACAAATGAAAATATCATATGAGCGGGCCATGTGTGAAGTTGTACGTCCCCTTTTTGGTAACGtcctaataaaaatttctttttaaatgcGATTGGCAATTCCATGTATGTCACATTGCGCCTGTCAAACTGAACCATTTTTATGAAAGGTTTCCTATTTTCCCTATCGGAGAGAAAACAACataacgaaaaaattttctgtaaatagcTAATAAAGGAAATAGAAATACCTTTCagtcaaaacattgaaaataaaactcCACGTCGGAAAATATTTGTGACTGATAATTGGAGTAAGCCATCAGTTGTGTTGTGAGTGTGTGTAAATATAGCATAGAACGAAGAAATCGTGCACATCGAAATGGGTAATGTTATGGCAGCATCGTCGGCGCCGAGCAGCGCAGCAACTGCTCTGGATAAAGCGGCTAAATCGGGTATTCCTGCCCCACCATCAGCTCCAGCTGGATTTGGCGCTGTGGACACACCTGCACCACTTGCAGATGTTAAATTGGATAATCCCGGCACTGTGGAGGAGTTGCATAAAAAATGTAAAGGTATGTAAATATGCTGCCGATTAGAATCGCACGATGGGGGTTATTGATTCTGCTGATGACATAACCTACAACATGTGCGGAAAACGAATTTCGTGAAAGGAAAAGTGAATGAAACATTTGGAGTTTTATGTAATTTTATGGTTTAACACAAATATCTTGCAGATATCCAAGCAATGACCTTTGAGGGGGCAAAGGTAATGTTAAACAAGGGTCTAAGTAATCACTTCCAGGTTTCGCACACACTCAACCTATGCAGCACACAGCCAAGTGGCTATCGTTTTGGTGCTACTTATGTGGGAACCAAACAATACAGCCCCTCAGAAGCTTTTCCCGTATTACTGGGCGATATAGATCCTTCGGGTAATTTAAATGCCAATGTCATACATCAATTCTCACCTCGCGTTCGTTGTAAATTTGCCTCACAGGTTGGTTGGATTGTGCTACTTAAATCCTTACATATCCCTAATCCTCATATTTGCTGTTTTACTCTAGGTTCAAGAATCAAAAATTACAGCCGCCCAGTTGACTACAGATTATCGTGGCGATGATTTCACTGCCTCTTTAACTGTTGGCAAtcccaatattttcaataattctGGTGTCTTTGTGGGTCATTACTTGCAATCGGTAACCAAAAGCATCGCTTTGGGTGCTGAACTGGCGTATCAGTATGGTCCAAATGTTCCCGGTGGTC
It includes:
- the LOC142229636 gene encoding mitochondrial import receptor subunit TOM40 homolog 1-like, coding for MGNVMAASSAPSSAATALDKAAKSGIPAPPSAPAGFGAVDTPAPLADVKLDNPGTVEELHKKCKDIQAMTFEGAKVMLNKGLSNHFQVSHTLNLCSTQPSGYRFGATYVGTKQYSPSEAFPVLLGDIDPSGNLNANVIHQFSPRVRCKFASQVQESKITAAQLTTDYRGDDFTASLTVGNPNIFNNSGVFVGHYLQSVTKSIALGAELAYQYGPNVPGGQIAVLSAVGRYTDGDSVWSGTLGPGGVHLCYYQKASEQLQLGVEVETSLRMQESVATLGYQVDLPKADLVFRGSFDTNWNVCGVLEKRLQPLPFSFALSGRLNHTKNQFRLGCGLIIG